Proteins co-encoded in one Schistocerca cancellata isolate TAMUIC-IGC-003103 chromosome 5, iqSchCanc2.1, whole genome shotgun sequence genomic window:
- the LOC126188167 gene encoding protein SEC13 homolog has translation MVSVLNSIDTGHEDLIHDAQMDFYGLRMATCSSDHSVKVFDVKDGNQTLTADLKGHYGPVWQVAWSHPKYGNLLATCSYDRKVIIWKESGTWSILYEYTGHESSVNSIAWAPHEYGLILACGSSDGSLSILSSNSDTGTWEAKKIPNAHTIGCNAVSWCPSTAPNPLFDASASGKPAVNTKRLASGGCDNLVKIWKEEGDRWVEESKLEMHSDWVRDVAWAPSIGLPKSVLASCSQDRRVVIWYSDDYVTWNPTVLHTFDDVVWNVSWSLIGNILAVSCGDNKVSLWKESPEGLWVSISEIAKGQAQMVGNEQRAL, from the coding sequence ATGGTATCCGTGCTTAACTCAATTGATACTGGGCACGAAGATCTGATACACGATGCTCAAATGGACTTTTATGGCCTCCGCATGGCGACATGTTCGTCAGATCATTCGGTAAAAGTGTTCGACGTTAAGGATGGAAATCAAACACTGACAGCAGATTTGAAAGGTCACTACGGCCCAGTTTGGCAAGTGGCATGGTCTCATCCAAAGTACGGGAATTTATTAGCAACTTGCTCATACGACAGGAAAGTCATCATATGGAAGGAATCTGGTACCTGGTCTATACTGTATGAGTATACAGGTCACGAATCATCTGTGAATTCTATAGCTTGGGCGCCTCATGAATATGGTCTTATACTTGCTTGTGGTAGTTCAGATGGTTCGTTGTCCATTTTAAGCAGTAATAGCGATACGGGAACCTGGGAAGCGAAGAAGATACCAAATGCTCATACCATCGGATGCAATGCTGTTAGTTGGTGCCCGTCAACTGCACCAAATCCATTGTTTGATGCCTCTGCTTCTGGGAAACCAGCTGTGAATACGAAGAGATTAGCATCTGGGGGTTGTGACAATCTTGTGAAGATATGGAAAGAAGAAGGTGATCGCTGGGTGGAGGAATCTAAGCTAGAGATGCACTCAGACTGGGTGCGTGATGTTGCATGGGCACCATCCATCGGTCTCCCGAAGAGCGTTTTAGCAAGCTGTTCGCAAGATCGGCGAGTTGTCATTTGGTATAGTGATGATTATGTTACGTGGAATCCCACAGTGCTCcacacatttgatgatgttgtgtgGAATGTCAGCTGGTCTTTAATAGGAAACATTTTAGCTGTATCATGTGGTGACAACAAAGTTAGTTTATGGAAAGAGAGCCCAGAAGGACTATGGGTAAGCATAAGTGAGATTGCCAAAGGACAGGCTCAGATGGTTGGCAATGAACAGAGAGCACTTTAA